The proteins below are encoded in one region of Thermococcus peptonophilus:
- a CDS encoding M48 family metallopeptidase, whose amino-acid sequence MSAETLSSLPISIEVKDVKLARIIIRPDGIVWVVVPQGYDRYDVEQLLSKKREWIIQQLSQIEWYKKIALSENFYLFGTPVRLNIKYHNAHSSKLTILNNKVILSIPKSRRGQEISILEKELRKILRNKLNAILTQYSKLLGVKYNRVSIKKHKSKWGSCSNKNNLNFNLALLSLPEDTLRYAVIHELVHLIEKRHTKKFWLIVSSLVPDYKRHEKILEEHWLIVWNNEIWRKILAIPEIEIY is encoded by the coding sequence GTGAGTGCAGAGACTTTATCATCTCTTCCAATTTCAATTGAAGTTAAAGACGTCAAGTTAGCTAGGATAATAATCAGGCCAGATGGTATTGTGTGGGTTGTAGTTCCTCAGGGATATGATAGATATGATGTGGAACAACTATTGTCCAAAAAGAGAGAATGGATTATTCAACAGCTCTCACAAATAGAGTGGTATAAGAAAATCGCCTTGAGTGAGAACTTTTATCTCTTTGGGACCCCCGTTAGGTTGAATATCAAGTATCACAATGCACACAGTAGCAAGTTGACTATTTTAAATAACAAAGTCATTTTATCTATCCCCAAATCTAGGAGAGGACAGGAGATCAGCATTCTTGAGAAGGAGCTTAGAAAAATACTCAGAAATAAGCTGAATGCGATTTTGACCCAATATTCAAAACTTCTAGGAGTCAAATACAATAGAGTCTCAATAAAGAAGCACAAGAGTAAGTGGGGTAGTTGTTCCAACAAAAATAACCTTAACTTTAATCTGGCCCTTTTATCCCTTCCTGAGGACACCCTAAGGTATGCTGTCATACATGAGCTTGTTCATTTGATTGAGAAAAGGCACACTAAAAAATTCTGGCTCATTGTTAGTTCATTGGTTCCGGACTACAAAAGACATGAAAAAATTCTAGAAGAACATTGGCTAATTGTTTGGAATAATGAGATCTGGAGAAAGATACTGGCTATTCCAGAGATTGAGATTTATTAG